GAAGGCTTATATTCCAGCGTGTTGAGGTCGAGCGCGTGGATTTCCGACTTGCCGTCCGCACCCTTCACTTTCTTGTAGAAGCCCTGGCCGGTTTTGTCGCCCAGCCACTTGCTCTCGCCCATTTTCTGCACGAAATCGGGCAGCACAAACACGTCCTTGGCCTCGTCGTCGGGCAGGCCCTGGGCCAGGCCGTTGGCTACGTTGATGGTCGTATCGAGACCCACCACGTCGGAGGTGCGCAGTGTGGCCGACTTGGCGTGGCCGATAATCGGGCCGGTGAGCTTGTCGGTTTCCTCCACCGTCAGGCCCAGCTTCTGCATGGTTTGCATGGCGTCGAGTAGGGCAAATACGCCCACGCGGTTGGCGATGAAGCCCGGCGTGTCTTTGGCCAATACCACCGTTTTGCCCAGGTACAAATCGCCGTAATGCAACAGGAAATCAACCACTTCCGGCTTCGTGTTGGGGGTAGGGATGATTTCGAGCAGCTTCAAATACCGCGGCGGATTGAAGAAGTGCGTGCCCGCGAAGTTTTCCTTAAAATCCTCTGAGCGGCCTTCGGCCAGCAGGTGAATCGGGATGCCCGAGGTGTTGCTCGTAATGAGCGTACCCTTCTTGCGAAATTGCTCTACGCGCTCGTAGAGGCTCTTTTTAATATCGAGCCGCTCTACGACCACTTCAATTACCCAGTCGCACGACGCAATTTCCTGGAGGTTATCATCGAAGTTGCCGGTCTTGATGCGGCTCACCTCACTCTTGCGGTAGAGCGGCGACGGATTGGCCACCACGGCCGCCTGCAAGGCGCTGTTTACGATGCGGTTGCGTACAGCGGGCGCGTCCAACTTCAGGCCTTTTTTCTCCTCATCGGCCGTCAATTCCTTCGGCGCGATGTCGAGCAGCAGCACCGGCACGCCGATGTTGGCGAAGTGGCAGGCAATGCGCGAGCCCATTACGCCGGAGCCCAGCACGGCAACTTTCTTGATTGTGCGTTTCATATAGAAGTAGCGCGGACTTGGTAGTCCGCGTTGGGTGGGGTAGTATACCTGTTAATCGAGCGCAACGTGGACTACCAAGTCCGCGCTGCGTCAGGCCGCTTCCGTGCGCAGCGGCTTCAGTTCAAAATCATCGAAGAGCGTTTTACCCTCAATCATGCTCGTAATCTGGCTGGCCACCTTGAAAAAGGTATCAAGCTGGCTCTGCGAGATTTTGTCGCGGATTTTCAAGTTGAAATGCCGCACCGTCTGGCGCGAAACTTCTTTCTTCTCTAGCCCCAACTCGGTTAGAAAAATGCGCACCGAGCGTTTGTCCTGGGTGTCAGCCTGCTTATAAATCAGGCCCTTCTCCTCCATACTGCGCAGGATGCGCGTGAGCGAGCGGGTTTCGAGGCCCAGCAGCGGCGCGATTTTGGTGGCCGGCGTACCCAACTCCTGGTCAATATTGAGGAGCACGAAGCCGATACTCGTCGTGATGTCGTAGCGCGCGGCTTGCGCGTTATACATCCGCGAAATGGCGTGCCAGGCCACTTTTATGTTGTAGTCAACGGTTTCTTCGGGTTTCATATCGCAGTGAAAGTGCGGTAAACATACGAAGAAATTTGTTAGGCTTGCATACTATGTTGAGCAGGTGTAGGGTAGGCTACAGCCTGCCGCCAGCTCGCCATATGCGAGACTGTTTCCGGCAGGCTATAGCCTACCCTACGCTACTTATACAGGCCCTCGATAATATCCTTATTATTCTCCGTTATCACCTTGCGCTTCACCTTCATAGTGGGCGTTAGTTCGCCGGTTTCTACAGTCCATTGCTCGGGCAGAAGCACCGATTTTTTCACTTGTTCCCACTGCGCGAAGCCTTGGTTGTACTTACTCACCAGCTCATGGTAGAGCTTAATTACCTGCTCATGTTGCACCAGCTCAGTATTTGAGCCGGCCGTCACCCCGTTTTTGCTCGCCCATTTTTTCAGCTCGTCAAACGCGGGAATAATGAGCGCGCCGGCAAACTTCTGGTCGGCCCCCACTACCATCATCTGCTCGATGAAGGGGTCCTCTTTCATCTTATTCTCAATAACTTGTGGGGCAATGTACTTACCGCCGCTGGTCTTAAACATCTCCTTTTTGCGGTCGGTAATCTTGAGAAAGCGGCCGTTCACAAACTCGCCAATGTCGCCGGTGTGAAACCAGCCATCCGCATCAATAGCCTCGGCCGTTTGCTCGGGCTTGTTGTAGTAGCCCAGCATCACGGACGACGACCGGGTAAGAATTTCGCCATCGGCGGCAATTTTTACCTCCATATGCTCGATGAGCGGACCCACCGCGCCAATCATATTATCCTTGGCCTCATAGCCGTTCACACTAATCACGGGCGAGGTTTCGGTGAGGCCGTAGCCCTCCATTACCCGGATGCCAGCCGCCCAGAACACCCGCGCCAAGCGCGGCTGCAAGGCCCCGCCGCCGCTCACAATGCAGCGCAGATTGCCGCCCAGCGCCTCGCGCCATTTATTGAAAATGAGCTTATTAGCCAACGCTAATTCGGTATTATACAGAAAACCCTGGTCTTTCTGCGTGTCGTATTTCAGGCCTAAGTCCAGGGCCCAGAAAAAGAGCTTGTGCTTAATACCGGTTTGCTCGTGGCCCTTGGCCACGATGCGGTCGTACACTTTTTCAAGCAGGCGCGGCACGGTAGTAAAGATGCTCGGCTTCACCTCGCGCAGGTTGTCGGCGATGGTTTCCATGCTCTCAGCGTAGTAGATACTCACGCCGTGCATCAGGTATAAATACGTTACCATACGCTCGAAAATATGGCACAAAGGCAAGAAACTCAAAGCTTTATCTTCTTGGCCTACGGGCACGGCCACCGACGAGTTGCGGCAGTTGCTGAGTAGGTTCTCGTGGCTGAGCATCACGCCCTTGGGCTGGCCGGTGGTGCCGCTGGTGTAGATGAGCGTGAGCAGGTCGCCAGGCAGCACGGCGGCTTTAAGCGGCTCCAGGTCAGCGGGGTTGCCTTGGCGGCCCAGTTCCAGCAGTTCGCTGAAGTGCCGGCCGCTGCCGACTTTATCAAACGTAAACACGTTTTCGGCCGGAATGTCGAGGTCCGCCGTGGCCTCTTTTACTTTATCGTAGAGGTGCTGGTCGGACACGAACACTGCCCGCACACCCGCGTCGGTGAAAATGTACTTGTAATCCTCGACCGTAATGCTCGGGTACATGGGTACACTCACTGCCCCTAGCTGCGCAATGCCAAAGTCGGCAAGCAGCCACTCGGGCCGGTTCATGCTGATAATGGCGACTTTATCCCCTTTTTTAAGTCCTAATTTGAG
The genomic region above belongs to Hymenobacter psoromatis and contains:
- a CDS encoding AMP-dependent synthetase/ligase, with the translated sequence MLARRSFDIIAAQLESFPKSDSLAAKINGHYEPLSTQQVQEQTNLVSLGLLKLGLKKGDKVAIISMNRPEWLLADFGIAQLGAVSVPMYPSITVEDYKYIFTDAGVRAVFVSDQHLYDKVKEATADLDIPAENVFTFDKVGSGRHFSELLELGRQGNPADLEPLKAAVLPGDLLTLIYTSGTTGQPKGVMLSHENLLSNCRNSSVAVPVGQEDKALSFLPLCHIFERMVTYLYLMHGVSIYYAESMETIADNLREVKPSIFTTVPRLLEKVYDRIVAKGHEQTGIKHKLFFWALDLGLKYDTQKDQGFLYNTELALANKLIFNKWREALGGNLRCIVSGGGALQPRLARVFWAAGIRVMEGYGLTETSPVISVNGYEAKDNMIGAVGPLIEHMEVKIAADGEILTRSSSVMLGYYNKPEQTAEAIDADGWFHTGDIGEFVNGRFLKITDRKKEMFKTSGGKYIAPQVIENKMKEDPFIEQMMVVGADQKFAGALIIPAFDELKKWASKNGVTAGSNTELVQHEQVIKLYHELVSKYNQGFAQWEQVKKSVLLPEQWTVETGELTPTMKVKRKVITENNKDIIEGLYK
- a CDS encoding MarR family winged helix-turn-helix transcriptional regulator, which codes for MKPEETVDYNIKVAWHAISRMYNAQAARYDITTSIGFVLLNIDQELGTPATKIAPLLGLETRSLTRILRSMEEKGLIYKQADTQDKRSVRIFLTELGLEKKEVSRQTVRHFNLKIRDKISQSQLDTFFKVASQITSMIEGKTLFDDFELKPLRTEAA